In Malus sylvestris chromosome 16, drMalSylv7.2, whole genome shotgun sequence, the following are encoded in one genomic region:
- the LOC126609081 gene encoding uncharacterized protein LOC126609081 — translation RRLGFERRRIRLCRKRRVPETRSATRQLRFPLFFFLLIVSFIPLGAPIFPCHEQLQQKQTAKPDSNSLPNKVAPLSTGTRILPPSVPCKVNLEDERLKELPKITVKFFLHASGNIAAKFPYDQAVVGSVRKIPKATWYAKERLWMFPIPSLSFAEKVLHETSGVNVELFQVENLDPVVHRAIAAASVVPDLRDDSRHDRAREDGRVLPDVSRKGSEACGSILRRCAFPPRVD, via the exons CGACGACTGGGATTTGAGCGCCGAAGAATTCGACTCTGTCGAAAGAGACGCGTTCCAGAAACTCGCTCAGCAACTCGTCAACTCCGCTTCCCcttgttcttcttcctcctcatcgTGTCCTTCATACCGCTAGGTGCACCAATCTTTCCTTGCCACGAACAATTACAACAGAAACAGACTGCGAAACCCGATTCGAATTCTCTTCCGAACAAG GTAGCACCTTTGTCAACTGGAACTAGAATATTACCTCCATCAGTCCCATGTAAAGTAAACCTTG AAGATGAGCGTCTAAAGGAGCTACCTAAGATCACTGTTAAATTTTTTCTTCATGCTAGCGGAAACATTGCTGCAAAATTTCCTTATGACCAG GCAGTTGTGGGTTCTGTCCGCAAAATCCCCAAAGCCACATGGTATGCAAAAGAAAG GTTATGGATGTTTCCTATACCTTCTTTGTCATTTGCAGAGAAAGTTCTTCACGAGACATCTGGTGTTAATGTTGAG TTGTTTCAGGTAGAGAACTTAGATCCCGTAGTTCACCGTGCTATTGCTGCTGCCTCTGTTGTTCCAGACCTTAGAg ACGATTCACGCCACGACAGAGCTCGGGAAGATGGCCGAGTACTCCCAGACGTTTCAAGGAAAGGGAGTGAAGCTTGTGGGTCTATCTTGCGACGATGTGCCTTCCCACCTCGAGTGGATTAA